One window of the Lysobacter sp. S4-A87 genome contains the following:
- the fusA gene encoding elongation factor G, protein MSYSTQSIRNVALAGHPGAGKTTLFEALLQAGGAIQTAGSIERGSTVSDFDAIEKQRGHSIDSAIASIDHVAANGQTIHLNLIDTPGYPDFRGPALSAFGAVETVVIVVDADSGVEYGTRRMMEYAKGRNLCRALVINKIDHEAASAERVLAELRDTFGPECLPLNLPADGGKKVIDCLGNTTGDSDLGPVADWHQKIIDQVVEINESVMEHYLDVGEGGLSGEELHDAFEQCMREGHLVPVLFCSARMNVGVKKLLDVAEQWFPNPAEANPPPFERGAERQRFQAVPDSKAHVVADVFKIVNDPFVGKLGIFRVYQGLIKKDTQLFIDDGKKPFKVGHLFKLKGKDHVEIDQALPGDIAAVAKVDELHFDAVLHDSHDEDQIRLAPLDFPKPMFGLAVDAASKGQEQKLATALHKLAEEDPCFVVEHETETNETVIRGLSDLHLRINLERLKDRYGVEVTSRPPRIAYRETVSGKAEGHHRHKKQTGGAGQFGEVFLRIEPLPRGGGFEFVDEVKGGTIPGQFMPAVEKGVRQVLGSGAVAGYPIQDVRVIVYDGKHHPVDSKEVAFVAAGKKAFLDAIGKARPQVLEPIVELEVNAPEQHMGDVSGGLASKRARISGTDSVRGNEIVVKAQVPLSELEGYAAELKSVTAGRGRYSLDFSHYEPVPANVQQKLVEAYKPRQDED, encoded by the coding sequence ATGTCCTACAGCACACAATCCATCCGCAACGTGGCCTTGGCAGGCCACCCCGGCGCCGGCAAAACCACACTGTTCGAAGCCCTGCTGCAGGCCGGCGGCGCAATCCAGACGGCAGGCAGCATCGAGCGCGGCAGCACCGTGTCCGATTTCGATGCCATCGAGAAGCAGCGCGGCCACTCGATCGACTCGGCCATCGCCAGCATCGACCACGTCGCCGCCAACGGCCAGACCATCCACCTCAACCTGATCGACACCCCCGGCTACCCGGATTTTCGCGGCCCGGCGTTGTCGGCATTCGGCGCGGTGGAAACGGTGGTGATCGTGGTCGATGCCGACAGCGGCGTCGAATACGGCACGCGCCGGATGATGGAGTACGCCAAGGGACGAAACCTGTGCCGCGCCCTGGTGATCAACAAGATCGACCACGAGGCCGCATCGGCCGAGCGCGTGCTCGCCGAACTGCGCGACACCTTCGGCCCCGAGTGTCTGCCGCTGAACCTTCCCGCCGACGGCGGCAAGAAGGTCATTGACTGTCTCGGCAATACCACCGGCGACAGCGACCTGGGGCCGGTTGCCGACTGGCACCAGAAAATCATCGACCAGGTCGTGGAGATCAACGAGTCGGTGATGGAGCACTACCTCGACGTGGGCGAAGGCGGCCTGTCGGGCGAGGAGCTGCACGACGCCTTCGAACAGTGCATGCGCGAGGGCCACCTGGTACCGGTGCTGTTCTGCTCGGCGCGGATGAACGTGGGCGTGAAGAAACTGCTGGACGTGGCCGAGCAGTGGTTCCCCAACCCTGCCGAAGCCAACCCGCCGCCGTTCGAGCGCGGCGCCGAGCGCCAGCGCTTCCAGGCCGTTCCCGATTCGAAGGCGCACGTAGTGGCCGACGTCTTCAAGATCGTCAACGATCCCTTCGTCGGCAAGCTCGGCATCTTCCGCGTCTACCAGGGGCTGATAAAGAAGGACACGCAGTTGTTCATCGACGACGGCAAGAAGCCGTTCAAGGTCGGGCACCTGTTCAAGCTCAAGGGCAAGGACCACGTCGAGATCGATCAGGCGCTCCCGGGCGATATTGCCGCCGTGGCCAAGGTGGACGAGCTGCACTTCGACGCCGTGCTGCACGACAGTCACGACGAGGACCAGATCCGCCTGGCACCGCTGGATTTCCCCAAACCGATGTTCGGCCTGGCGGTGGATGCGGCGAGCAAGGGACAGGAGCAGAAACTCGCCACCGCGCTGCACAAGCTTGCCGAGGAAGACCCGTGCTTCGTCGTCGAGCACGAGACCGAGACCAACGAGACGGTGATCCGCGGCCTGTCCGACCTGCACCTGCGCATCAACCTGGAGCGCCTGAAGGACCGCTACGGCGTCGAGGTGACATCGCGTCCGCCGCGCATCGCCTACCGCGAAACGGTCAGCGGCAAGGCCGAGGGCCACCATCGCCACAAGAAGCAGACCGGTGGCGCCGGCCAGTTCGGCGAGGTGTTCCTGCGCATCGAGCCGTTGCCGCGCGGCGGTGGCTTCGAGTTTGTCGATGAGGTCAAGGGCGGCACCATCCCCGGCCAGTTCATGCCGGCGGTGGAGAAAGGCGTGCGCCAGGTGCTGGGCAGCGGCGCTGTCGCCGGCTATCCGATCCAGGACGTGCGCGTGATTGTCTACGACGGCAAGCATCACCCCGTCGACAGCAAGGAAGTCGCCTTCGTCGCCGCCGGCAAGAAGGCCTTCCTGGATGCGATCGGCAAGGCGCGGCCGCAGGTGCTCGAGCCCATCGTCGAACTGGAGGTCAATGCGCCCGAGCAGCACATGGGCGACGTCAGCGGCGGACTGGCCAGCAAGCGCGCACGCATCAGCGGCACCGACAGCGTCCGCGGCAACGAGATCGTGGTGAAGGCGCAAGTGCCGCTGTCCGAGCTGGAGGGCTACGCCGCCGAGCTCAAGTCGGTGACCGCCGGGCGCGGGCGCTACTCGCTCGACTTCAGCCACTACGAGCCGGTCCCGGCCAATGTCCAGCAGAAGCTGGTCGAAGCGTACAAGCCCCGCCAGGACGAGGACTGA
- a CDS encoding PIN domain-containing protein, producing MKSPPDPLNHVPPRIVLDTNVCLDLFVFGDPRVATLRAALQAGDVVAVTDAECRGEWLRVLDYPALRLDETARAGAIAAFDAHVQLVSADPLPQVAVPRCADPDDQKFLHLAHACGARWLLSRDDALLVLARRTRRDGLFEILMPDAWAP from the coding sequence GTGAAGTCACCCCCTGATCCGTTGAACCACGTCCCGCCGCGGATCGTCCTGGACACGAACGTCTGCCTGGACCTGTTCGTGTTCGGCGACCCGCGCGTGGCCACATTGCGCGCCGCGCTGCAGGCAGGCGACGTGGTCGCGGTGACCGACGCGGAATGCCGCGGGGAGTGGTTGCGCGTGCTGGACTATCCGGCATTGCGACTGGATGAGACGGCACGCGCGGGGGCCATCGCCGCATTTGACGCCCACGTGCAACTGGTGTCCGCGGATCCCTTGCCGCAGGTCGCAGTGCCGCGCTGCGCCGACCCCGACGACCAGAAATTCCTGCACCTCGCACATGCCTGCGGCGCCCGCTGGCTGCTCAGCCGCGACGACGCGCTGCTGGTGCTGGCGCGACGTACGCGGCGTGATGGCCTGTTCGAGATCCTCATGCCGGACGCCTGGGCGCCGTAA
- a CDS encoding DUF2272 domain-containing protein yields the protein MRHGHLVVLHTVLAIATFAAAAPTWAQAGNSRSIPNFARPAGFPDPALRVEYARGSDAPPMMVRTGPGSFEPLYRRDGTPARAAGYHIAMSSCPSIPDRGGSATTRMIDLATAEWAYFGLPVLDMAVEPQAIVPRMPQAAGVVDIIAPGRNASIGDRVLRQAPRLGLMEDDSQVSGTIAGYWAATGSEEALRVQSIVNYGWHEAGWAMPWSAAFISWLACEAGLSTEQFRRSGAHYEYVRAAVRARDGQDSSHVYVAYDLTETVPAAGDLLCTARGNATFASIADVRGGISDSLSLHCDLVVKTDLEHRRLFAIGGNVNHAVTLSVIAIDGKGKPLTDRDIVGAHRWFAVLKPRQGAAPTHDLDGTPTVQQLYRDYARYSSSTRAPPPLPLQRRGQPAGKTPGPATGPAATPPGTQPGTQPRGATKETPKEAPQQPPKKTP from the coding sequence ATGCGCCACGGGCACCTGGTTGTGCTGCACACCGTGCTGGCCATCGCGACGTTCGCTGCCGCCGCCCCGACCTGGGCACAAGCGGGCAACAGTCGCTCCATCCCCAACTTCGCGCGCCCGGCCGGATTCCCGGACCCGGCGCTGCGCGTCGAGTACGCGCGCGGCAGCGACGCGCCACCGATGATGGTGCGCACCGGACCGGGCTCGTTCGAGCCGCTGTACCGCCGCGACGGCACGCCGGCGCGCGCGGCCGGCTACCACATCGCGATGTCGTCGTGCCCGTCGATTCCCGACCGCGGCGGCAGTGCGACCACGCGCATGATCGATCTGGCCACGGCCGAGTGGGCGTACTTCGGCCTGCCGGTGCTGGACATGGCGGTGGAGCCGCAGGCGATCGTGCCGCGCATGCCACAGGCCGCGGGCGTGGTCGACATCATCGCGCCAGGCCGCAACGCCTCGATTGGCGATCGCGTGTTGCGCCAGGCCCCGCGCCTGGGCCTGATGGAGGACGACAGCCAGGTCAGCGGAACCATCGCCGGTTACTGGGCCGCCACCGGCAGCGAGGAAGCGCTGCGCGTGCAGAGCATCGTCAACTACGGCTGGCACGAAGCCGGCTGGGCGATGCCGTGGTCAGCGGCGTTCATTTCCTGGCTGGCATGCGAGGCCGGGTTGTCGACCGAGCAGTTCCGCCGCAGCGGCGCGCATTACGAGTACGTGCGCGCGGCAGTGCGCGCGCGCGACGGCCAGGACTCCTCGCATGTCTATGTCGCTTACGACCTGACCGAAACCGTACCCGCGGCCGGCGACCTGCTGTGCACGGCGCGCGGCAACGCCACCTTCGCCTCGATCGCCGACGTGCGTGGCGGCATCAGCGATTCGCTGTCGCTGCATTGCGACCTGGTGGTCAAGACCGACCTCGAGCACCGCCGGCTGTTCGCCATCGGCGGCAACGTCAACCACGCCGTGACGCTGTCGGTGATCGCCATCGACGGCAAGGGCAAACCCCTGACCGACCGCGACATCGTCGGCGCGCATCGCTGGTTCGCCGTGCTCAAGCCGCGCCAGGGTGCCGCACCGACGCACGACCTCGACGGCACGCCGACGGTGCAGCAGCTGTACCGCGACTACGCCCGTTACTCCAGCAGCACCCGGGCGCCACCGCCCCTGCCGCTGCAGAGGCGCGGCCAGCCCGCCGGAAAGACGCCCGGCCCTGCGACCGGCCCGGCCGCCACCCCGCCCGGAACCCAGCCCGGAACCCAGCCCAGGGGCGCAACGAAGGAGACCCCGAAGGAGGCCCCGCAGCAGCCGCCTAAGAAGACGCCCTGA
- a CDS encoding DUF1439 domain-containing protein produces MSLRRSFPTVSRGLAVAALALVLAACSTLNGLGALLGNEVRFTPMQLQGSLDRNFPKHYDKLGGLVSLTLMNPRLTIPQGSNRLRVDFDLGLGALGSDSSKPSGHFALTSALRYDPGTRGLHLQDPRIEQVDVPSLGGAMNGSSRALLNSWMGEYSREEPIYRFDNSLLDKLGSRRIGTTAIESGTVVVHLDQ; encoded by the coding sequence ATGTCCTTGCGCCGTTCTTTTCCGACCGTCTCCCGCGGCCTCGCCGTGGCCGCCCTCGCCCTCGTCCTTGCGGCCTGTTCGACCCTCAATGGGCTCGGCGCGCTGCTGGGCAACGAAGTCCGGTTCACCCCGATGCAGTTGCAGGGCTCGCTCGACCGCAACTTTCCGAAGCACTACGACAAGCTCGGCGGCCTGGTGTCGCTGACGCTGATGAACCCGCGCCTGACCATTCCGCAAGGCTCCAACCGGCTGCGTGTCGACTTCGACCTCGGTCTGGGCGCGCTCGGCAGCGACAGCAGCAAGCCGTCCGGCCACTTCGCCCTGACCAGCGCCCTGCGCTACGACCCCGGCACGCGCGGCCTGCACCTGCAGGATCCGCGCATCGAACAGGTGGATGTACCGTCCCTGGGCGGTGCGATGAACGGCAGTTCGCGCGCACTGCTCAATTCGTGGATGGGCGAGTACTCGCGCGAAGAACCGATCTACCGCTTCGACAACAGCCTGCTCGACAAGCTGGGCTCGCGCCGGATCGGCACCACGGCGATCGAGAGCGGCACCGTCGTCGTGCACCTGGACCAGTGA